In one Inquilinus sp. Marseille-Q2685 genomic region, the following are encoded:
- a CDS encoding amylo-alpha-1,6-glucosidase — protein MTFDDSTAFERAATVLSENDRGTYTVPTKGLYPFQWNWDSCLTALGQRHIDEARAWTEIETLAEHQWPDGMIPHIVFHVHDDGYFPGPDVWRTGRPTPTSGITQPPVMGFVLRRLYEQARDKVLAEEKARMLIGAADAWHRWFYAARDPQGTGLVALLHPWESGRDNSCDWDAALARVPTDGVEPYQRRDTSHVDPSQRPHKAEYDRYLWLVQRFRGLGWDNAKLHDASPFRVVDPGFNAILIRSDEDIAALGETFGMTGLAAAARARAVKARAAFERLWSEQHGQYLCLDRVTGELIESRTVGGLLPLFAGLGTPERQRALAARIAEWRGQTRFGIASHDPADPRFEPKRYWRGPVWLIVNYLVADGLARCGLAEAADAVHQDSLRLIEGGFAEYYDPVTGEGLGGGNFTWTAAMVAELVRKRAA, from the coding sequence GGCGACCGTTCTGTCCGAGAACGACCGCGGCACCTACACCGTGCCGACCAAGGGCCTGTACCCGTTCCAGTGGAACTGGGATTCCTGCCTGACCGCGCTGGGCCAGCGGCATATCGACGAGGCCCGGGCCTGGACCGAGATCGAGACCCTGGCCGAGCACCAGTGGCCGGACGGGATGATCCCGCACATCGTCTTCCATGTGCATGACGACGGGTATTTCCCGGGCCCGGACGTCTGGCGGACCGGCCGGCCGACCCCGACCTCCGGCATCACCCAGCCGCCGGTGATGGGCTTCGTGCTGCGGCGCCTGTACGAGCAGGCCAGGGACAAGGTGCTGGCCGAGGAGAAGGCGCGGATGCTGATCGGCGCGGCCGATGCCTGGCACCGCTGGTTCTACGCCGCCCGCGACCCGCAGGGCACCGGGCTGGTCGCCCTGCTGCACCCCTGGGAATCCGGCCGCGACAATTCCTGCGACTGGGATGCCGCCCTGGCGCGGGTGCCGACCGACGGGGTCGAGCCCTATCAGCGCCGCGACACCAGCCATGTCGATCCCTCGCAGCGTCCGCACAAGGCGGAATACGACCGCTATCTGTGGCTGGTGCAGCGCTTCCGCGGCCTCGGCTGGGATAATGCGAAGCTGCACGACGCCTCGCCCTTCCGGGTCGTCGACCCCGGCTTCAACGCCATCCTGATCCGCTCCGACGAGGACATCGCGGCGCTGGGCGAAACCTTCGGAATGACGGGGCTTGCCGCCGCCGCACGGGCCCGGGCCGTCAAGGCCCGCGCCGCCTTCGAGCGGCTGTGGAGCGAGCAGCACGGCCAGTATCTCTGCCTCGACCGTGTGACCGGAGAACTGATCGAGAGCCGCACCGTGGGCGGGCTGCTGCCGCTGTTCGCGGGCCTCGGCACGCCGGAGCGGCAGCGCGCCCTGGCCGCCCGCATCGCCGAATGGCGCGGCCAGACCCGCTTCGGCATCGCCAGCCACGACCCGGCCGATCCGCGCTTCGAGCCGAAGCGCTACTGGCGCGGCCCGGTGTGGCTGATCGTCAACTACCTGGTCGCCGACGGCCTGGCCCGCTGCGGCCTGGCCGAGGCCGCCGACGCCGTGCATCAGGACAGCCTGCGGCTGATCGAGGGCGGCTTCGCCGAATACTACGACCCTGTGACCGGCGAGGGGCTGGGCGGCGGCAACTTCACCTGGACCGCCGCCATGGTCGCCGAGCTGGTGCGGAAGCGGGCCGCCTGA
- a CDS encoding Gfo/Idh/MocA family protein, whose amino-acid sequence MTPLRVGILGAGGIAARHAAAIAAHPEAATLVACCGRDPDKAAVFAAAHGGRAYADRERMLDEAELDILIVALPPFAHSDEVESAARRGIHLLLEKPIALDGGHADRMVAAAEAAGITTQVGFMGRFGAAVERWAELAAAGETGRPGLYSARFHCNALHAPWWREKAKSGGQMVEQLIHMIDLARYLLGDPATVYARTATFFHRGVERYDSDDLSAMLLGYDDGRVALLNATNGAVPGRWEKEIHLVAERMTGHFTDWNTATLTRTEGEPAAERIAGDRDVFAAQLLDLVDAIRSGCPARTPIRDGARSLHLALAALRSAEERREVRF is encoded by the coding sequence ATGACGCCGCTGCGCGTCGGCATCCTCGGCGCCGGCGGCATCGCCGCCCGCCACGCCGCGGCGATCGCCGCGCATCCGGAGGCGGCGACGCTGGTCGCCTGCTGCGGCCGCGATCCGGACAAGGCCGCCGTCTTCGCCGCCGCGCATGGCGGCCGGGCCTATGCCGACCGCGAGCGCATGCTGGACGAGGCGGAGCTCGACATCCTGATCGTCGCGCTGCCCCCCTTCGCCCATTCCGACGAGGTCGAGAGCGCCGCGCGGCGCGGCATCCACCTGCTGCTGGAGAAGCCGATCGCGCTGGACGGTGGCCATGCCGACCGCATGGTGGCGGCGGCCGAGGCCGCCGGGATCACGACCCAGGTCGGCTTCATGGGCCGCTTCGGCGCCGCGGTCGAGCGCTGGGCGGAGCTGGCCGCCGCCGGCGAGACCGGCCGCCCCGGCCTCTATTCCGCCCGCTTCCACTGCAACGCGCTGCACGCGCCCTGGTGGCGGGAGAAGGCGAAATCCGGCGGGCAGATGGTGGAGCAGCTGATCCACATGATCGACCTGGCGCGCTACCTGCTGGGCGACCCGGCGACGGTCTATGCCCGCACCGCGACCTTCTTCCACCGCGGGGTCGAGCGCTACGACAGCGACGATCTGAGCGCCATGCTGCTGGGCTATGACGACGGCCGCGTCGCGCTCCTGAACGCCACCAACGGCGCCGTACCCGGCCGCTGGGAGAAGGAGATCCATCTGGTGGCGGAGCGGATGACCGGCCATTTCACCGACTGGAACACCGCGACGCTCACCCGCACAGAGGGCGAACCGGCGGCGGAACGCATCGCCGGCGACCGCGACGTCTTCGCCGCCCAGCTTCTCGACCTTGTCGACGCCATCCGCAGCGGCTGCCCGGCCCGCACCCCGATCCGCGACGGCGCCCGGTCGCTGCACCTGGCCCTGGCGGCGCTGCGCTCCGCCGAGGAGCGGCGCGAGGTGAGATTTTGA
- a CDS encoding zinc-binding dehydrogenase, which yields MPAALLLRGPRTLDFETFDHPPLGPEEVRIRTLFSGVSAGTELSQYRGSNPFMAKRWDEASRLFRAADAPSWDYPVRNLGYEEAGEIVEVGRGVADLRPGQRVYGTWGHRTHHVAPREAVIGRLLPEGADPRIGIFSHIGAVALNGVHDAEIRIGDVVVVFGLGVPGQIAAQAAQASGAHVIAVDPVASRRETALRLGAAEALDPAAGSVAEIVKEKTGGRGADVAIEVSGVPAALAEAIRTVAYSARVVALGFFQGEARGLFLGEEFHHNRVQLVCSQISGVAPGASYRWSKPRLWQTAVRLQHEGRLDLLPLITEEVPFRQAPALFERLDRGDPDTLQTVLTFGGDE from the coding sequence ATGCCGGCCGCCCTGCTGCTGCGCGGCCCGCGCACGCTGGATTTCGAGACCTTCGACCACCCGCCCCTGGGTCCGGAGGAGGTGCGGATCCGCACCCTCTTCTCCGGCGTCAGCGCCGGCACCGAGCTGTCGCAGTACCGCGGCTCCAACCCCTTCATGGCGAAGCGCTGGGACGAGGCGAGCCGCCTGTTCCGCGCCGCCGACGCGCCGAGCTGGGACTATCCGGTGCGCAACCTGGGCTACGAGGAGGCCGGCGAGATCGTCGAGGTCGGCCGCGGCGTCGCCGACCTGCGGCCCGGCCAGCGCGTCTACGGCACCTGGGGCCACCGCACCCACCATGTGGCGCCACGCGAGGCCGTGATCGGCCGGCTGCTGCCGGAAGGCGCCGACCCGCGGATCGGCATCTTCTCGCATATCGGCGCCGTGGCGCTGAACGGCGTGCACGACGCCGAGATCCGGATCGGCGACGTCGTGGTGGTGTTCGGCCTCGGCGTGCCCGGACAGATCGCGGCGCAGGCGGCGCAGGCCTCCGGCGCCCATGTGATCGCGGTCGACCCGGTGGCGTCGCGGCGCGAGACGGCGCTGCGGCTGGGCGCGGCGGAGGCGCTGGACCCCGCGGCCGGCTCGGTCGCCGAGATCGTCAAGGAGAAGACCGGCGGACGCGGCGCCGATGTGGCGATCGAGGTGTCGGGCGTCCCGGCCGCGCTCGCCGAGGCGATCCGCACCGTCGCCTATTCGGCGCGGGTGGTCGCCCTCGGCTTCTTCCAGGGCGAGGCGCGCGGCCTGTTCCTGGGCGAGGAGTTCCACCACAACCGGGTGCAGCTGGTCTGCTCCCAGATCTCCGGCGTCGCCCCCGGCGCGAGCTATCGCTGGTCGAAGCCGCGGCTGTGGCAGACGGCGGTGCGGCTGCAGCATGAGGGCCGGCTGGACCTGCTGCCGCTGATCACGGAAGAGGTGCCGTTCCGGCAGGCGCCGGCGCTGTTCGAGCGGCTGGACCGCGGCGATCCGGACACGCTGCAGACCGTGCTGACCTTCGGAGGCGACGAATGA